From the genome of Fluviispira vulneris:
CCAATTCTGGACGGAAGGATATAAGAAATGTTTCTGCAGGCGATGGGTCACTCAAGGCTCTGACTCGAATACGCGCAGGCTATGTTTATCAATTGGCAACAGTAGCTGAACCTCTGAATTCCCAAGGTTGGCAACTTGCTGATGAATTGAACAGAGCATTTGCTGGCAAACCTCCAAGTGGCTTTATATCTAAACCTGTGCTCGTGACAAAAAATTTATTAGAAAAATTAAAAAAATCTTATGTAGATTCTGGTTTGGGTTATGAAGATGCATACATAAAAATTTGGGGTCAGAATAAAAAGAAAAATAAGTGACCCGATAACTGAAATTATTTATAGGAAAAAAATAATGAAAAAATATCGAACTAAATCAAATATAATTTTGTTTCTTATTTTACTCATTCTTCAATTTCTTATAAATAAGAATATTTTTGCCAAATGGGAGGGACCTACATCCGCTCCTCCTGTACAAATGTCAAAAAAAGTAATTTTTATTTCATCTGATTTGAAAAATGGTGGTGTGTCTGCAATTTTTCGAAGTTTTAAAAATGCTGCAGAAAATTTACGGTGGAGTGTACAGCTTTTAGACGGCCAAGGTCAGACAGAATCCTTTATAAAAAAATTTAAAGAAGCTCTTGATACAAAACCAAACGCAATTGTACTCGGCGGCTTTCAGATTGAAGAAAATAATCCCTATTTTATTGAAGCCCAAAAAAATAATATTATCCTCGTTGGGTGGCATGCCAGCGAGAAAGCAGGCAAAACAAATGGTCTATTTTTCAATGTAACTACAAACGCACATGATGTTGCAAAGATAGCGGCTGATTTTGTTATAAAAGAATCAAATGGTAAAGCTGGTGTGGTTATATTTAACGATAATCAATTTGAAATTGCTAATGCAAAAACGAAATTTATGAAAGAATTTATATCTAATTGCATTAATTGTAAGTTCCTATCTGTTGAAAATGTATTAATATCAAATGCAGAAGAAGAAATTCCTATAGTCATATTAAAATTAAACAAAAAATATGGAAAAAAACTAACACATATTTTAGCAATTAATGATGTTTATTTTGATAATATAAATTTTTCTCTCGCTAATATAGGAAGAAAAGATATAAAATGTGTTTCAGCTGGTGATGGCTCTATAAAAGCTTTAAGACGTATCCGTTATGGATCATCTACTCAAATTGCGACAGTAGCTGAACCTTTAAATTCGCAAGGTTGGCAACTTGTTGATGAACTAAATAGAGCTTTTGCTGGGAAAGAAGATAGTAAATTCATTAGCAAACCCATATTGGTAACAAAAAAATTGCTTGATAAATTAAATGATAGTGAAATAGATTCAGAATTAAATTATGAAAAGAATTATTTAAAAATATGGAAAATAAAAAAATAAAATTACCTGTAAGCCGAAAGTAAAAGAACTTCTGACATGCTTAAACCAAGTTTTTTTACAACTGCACTTGCATCGATCCCATCACTAAGCAACTTTTTCGCTTCTAAATATTTATCACTTTGAATTTCTTTAAATATCTCTTCACTTGGCACGTTCGTATCAAATAATTTAAGAATTTTTTGAGCTTTTCTTGTATTGTCTAAGATTTTTTCATTTATTTGACTTGCATCTTTCATAATTTTTTCAAGTGACATACTCCGCATTGCTAATTTTGACAAATTTTCTTCCAAAATCATACCAGAGTGTTTATCTACTTCGAGCAATACGCTATTTATTTTTTTTGTCACATCTTCCCACTCTGCATGAGCTTCTGAACCTATTATTCTCAATTTATTTAAGGTTTCATTTGCTAATTTTTTAGCATCTTGAACTTCTTTTGCTAATGCAGATTGCATTTCAATTAATTGAACTCTTTCAGCATCAAGTATTGCAAATTCTTTGTCTCTTTTTCGTTTGCCGCTGGCAAGCCATCTTAAACAGAATGTGATAAAAATAGATTGTATTATTAAAAAAACAAATCCAATACATAGCACAATAGCTATCGAATTCATTTTTGAATCACTCCACTGTTATTTAAATAATCTTCCAGCACAGATTCATCAATCGGGTCAATACTTAACACTTCACAAAGAGTTTGATATTTAGTTCCGCGTTTTAAAAATTCTTCAACGCTTAAGACACGAGTAAGAATTTGGAAATAGGTAGGAGCCTCTGTATGTCTATATTCTACTTTCCGGGATTTCCTTGACCAATAATCTGGAATTTCTACCCAAATTCGCAGTAAGTTTTGTTTCTTAAATTCTGTAGTAGATAAAAATAAAATACCTTTGTTTGATATACCAACTGTCTCTGAGTTGAGCATTTTATTTGGAACATTAGAGATTTTATATTCACAGAAACGGATTGGAATTTTTTTAGTTATGAGTCTGAGATCAAAAGGAGTGGGCTGTATTTGTGCAGAAGCTCCAGCCTGATTAATTTCTTCAATATCCTCAATAGTGAGGTTTTTTTGCATAAGAAAAAACTCCATTCAGCATTTTCTACTTATATGTGTAAATTTTTATTTCTTAATAAAAATTTTATCAATTTTTTCTTTCATTGTTGCAGCATTGAATGGCTTAACAATATAATTGTTCACACCGCTTTTTACTGCTTCAACAATATTATCTTTATCTGCTTCCGCTGTTACCATTAAAAATGGCAAATGCTTCAGCTTTGGATCGGCGCGCACCATTTTGAGAAGCTCAATTCCAGTCATGTTGGGCATATTCCAATCGCTGACAATAAATTCAATTTGAGGATTGACCTTCAAAAAATTTAAAGCAAGTTGTCCGTCTTCTGCTTCTGAAATGTTTTGATAGCCAAGCTGTTTGAGAACGCTCTTAACTATTTTTCTCATAGTTGGAAAGTCATCAACAATTAGGATATTCATCTGGGGGTTTGGATAAACCATTTTAAAGGCACTCCTTTCTCAAAAGCCTTACTCCTGCAAGAGGTGTCTCAGCTTTAACTTCATTTTTTGAACAGCCTGAGTATGCAACTGAGATACACGAGATTCTGTTACATCTAATATTCGGCCAATTTCTTTTAAATTTAAGTCTTCATAGTAATAAAGACTTAAAACTAATTTTTGTTTTTCTGGCAATTCTTCGACTGTTTTCATAATAATATCACGTACTCCCTTATTCTTTAATTGAATAAAAGGATTTTTGGAATTTGGATTTTCAAGGCAATCAAGTAACGATTTTTTGTCACTCGAATGAGTCCCCCCCAATTCTTCAAGACTCATCATAGAAACGCGTGTCCTTCCCATGCGCTCTTGATATTCCTCTAAGGGAACCTCAAGAAACTGAGCAATTTCCCTCTCAGTTGCTGGTCGGCCAAGTTTATGTTCCAGTTCAAGTTTTGCCTTATCTTCTTTTTTGTTACTTTCTCGCACACTTCTTGGCACCCAGTCCTGATTTCTCAATTCATCCAACATAGCTCCACGCACTCGAAATTCTGCATAAGTTTTAAATTTATTATCTCGGCTTGGGTCATATTTATCAATTGCATCCATTAATCCAATAACACCTGCAGAAAAAAGATCATCTAAATCTATATTAGAAGGTAAACGCGCTGCGATTTTTTGAGCAATATATTTTATAAGAGGGGCATAATCCATAATGATTTGATTTCTCATCGGATCACTTGTTAAAGGAACAGCTCTTGTTTGATTTTGTGCAACTTTTTTTTGCTTAGGTTGTTCAGCATTATCATCAACAAAGATTTGTTTTTTTTGTGTGGCTCCCGATGTACTCATTATGCCTCCAAAAAACATTATTTATATGCAAAAACTTCATTATTATTGGCCGCAATCATTCTTCGCCAGAAAAATTGCATTGTTCCTTTAAGTTGACCCACTGTACTTTGCGTGACAATCTGACGGGAAATATCTCTTAAACCTTGCGAGGCCAAAGAAAATGGATATCTTTGCACATAAGGAACTCTTTCTCTCACCGATGATCTAACCGATTCATCAAATGGAATGAATCCAAGATACTCAACTCTCACTTGCAAATATTCATCAGCTAAAGTGGATATTTTTTCATAAATTCTTTTTGCTTCTAAATCATTATGTGCCATATTTACGATGAGCTTAAATGAATTTTCAGAAGTAACTTGTGCCAGAATTTTTATGCTTGCATAACAATCTGCCAAACTTGTTGGCTCTGGGGTCACCACCATTATAATTTCTGCAGCAGAAGTCGTCCAATATTGTACATTTTTTGAAACCCCTGCAGGCGTATCGATGATCACAACATCAAATTCCTCATCTAAAGCTTCAATTTGATCAAGTAATACCAATTTCTGTAACTTATCCAGTTCTGGTACTTTCATCACTCCACTTGATGAAGGAATAATTCTTACCCCTTCAGGACCAGTCATGATAATTTCTTTAAGATGTCTTTCACCACAAAGCACATCATCTAAAGTATATTTGGGTCGTAAATTTAGAATTACATCTAAGTTTGCTAATCCAAAATCACCATCAATAAGTAATGTTCTCATTCCAAGCCTTGCCATACACAGCCCTAAATTTGCCGTGGTCAAAGTTTTGCCAACACCACCTTTTCCACCAGATACTGCAATAACAGTAGGGATCTTTTGTGTAAATTGAGGTTGAATTATTTTATTCAAACCTTCTTTCTCTATATTTTTCATTATTTCTCTTAGACTTGAAGCTTGATCAAACACTGCTCCCCTCCTAAAATCTTACTGATTTATAACTTTAGCAATCTCTCAACAACTCTTTCCTTAGATGCAATTTCCAAATCTTCAGGTACACGTTGACCAGTCGTAAAGTAACTTAATGGGATTTTTGCACTTACACTGCTATTTAATATTTCTCCAAATGCCCATGATTCATCAAGTTTTGTAAAAATCAAACTGCTTGGTGATAAAAATTTAAATCCTCTTATAGTTTCATCAATATCTCTTTGCTTCATGGTGCAAGACATGACGAGATGAAACTCAATAGGTAAAGGAACAGTTAACATTTTTCTTAAAAATTCCATTTGCTCATTAAATCTGGTACTAATTCCTGCTGTATCAATAAGAATATAATCATAATTATTATTTTTTGAGACATATTTTAATAATTCATTTTTATCACTTGTCTCTGCAAATGGGCACTCTAATATTTTTGCATACACACGCAATTGATCGGAAGCTGCAATCCTATATGAGTCCATCGAAATAAGTTCAACAGATTTTCCATCTGTGATTTTTAATTTTGCAGCAATTTTTGCAATTGTTGTTGTTTTACCAACCCCTGTAGGGCCAACAAGACAGATTATTTTTTTTCTACCATTTTCTATTCGAAATGGTCCTGTCACTTTTAAATATTTAAATATAAATTTTATAGCATTACTTAAATAGAAATCTCTAGTTTTTTCTGGAGATGCAACCAACTCTTCACTCAATTTAGGTTCTTCTAAACCTTTTAAAAATGTGGAAAGTTGACTGATAAAATTCTCTGAAACTCCAGCAGTTCTGAGCCTTATACCTATATCTGTAATATGCGTGTTAGAGCCATCGACAGTTTTCTTATATTTTTCTTTCATAATATCATGTAATAGAAGTTTAATCTCTTGCATTTGTTCTGAAATATCAACTTGAGGTAACGCCTCTAATTCTTTTCTCACTTTAGAAATTTCGTTGCGGAGTACTCCTATATCTTCAATATTTTCAGGATTATCATAAAAATTTTTCCCACGATTTTGCTCTTGAGCTAAGATCCTTTCTTTAGGATTTTCTTTTTGCAAAGCACTGGCTAAAGTTTTTGCCATATTGCGTGTTTCAGGGTTCAAATTGACAAGACTCGGGCTATTTTGTGGACGATATATTTTGGCATCACCTTTAACAACGGTTGCTTCATTTTTAGGTTTAATTTTTGGAAAATCAACTTTGGGCAAATTCTGCCCTGATTTTGGTGATATCACACGCCCATTCATAGTTGCATTTGCTGTTGCTGTGACTTCATAGATCCGACAATTTTTATCCAAATCCTCGGAATATATTTCTTTTTCTTTGGTAGAAAGAATGATTGCGTCACGGCCAAGCTCTAATTTAACAAGTTTTATTGCGTCTTGAAGTGAAAACGATTCAAACTTTCGAATTTCCATTTTTAAATCCTTCATAACAAATCAGTATAAATTTAAATAATCATTTCTAAATTTTTAATATTAACATCCCCTGGAATTTCATCGTATGATAGAACAACTAAATGAGGAATATATCGTGAAACTAAGCGTTGAAATGCTTGGCGCATTTTGGCGCTTATGAGAAGAACTGGCTGAGAGCCTTCTCTCTCAAAGGCGGAAATACTTTTCATCAATTTTTGTAAAATCTCTTGAGCATTTTTTGCATCTAAATTTATGTAGGAAGTGCCACTTTCAGTTGTCACAAGTCCTCCAGTTAAAATATCTTCTATCAAACGATCAAAGGTAACAACCAAAACTTCTTCCTTTTCATTCAAAAGTTTTTGCACAATATTTCTGCCAAAACTTTTGCGACATTGCTCAGAAAGAACATCGGGATTTTTAATAATTCTACAATGATCTGCTAAACACTCAAATAGGGTAAGAATGTCACGCACTGACACATCTTCACGAAGCAGGTTTTGCACGACTTTAACAATTTCACCCAATGAAAGTCTATCTGCTTGAAGAACTTCATCGACTACTTTTGGATTTGTTTCTTTTAATTTATCTATTAAATATTGCATATCTTGCCGCGTGATAAGTTCTGCCGCATGCTCCTTTAAAACTTTTGTTACATGTGTTGCTATAACTGTAGAGCAATTCACAACTGTATATCCTCTAAATACAGCTTCATCTTTATCACGTTTGTGTACCCAAATTGCAGGCAATCCATAGACAGGATCTTTAGTTGTTTCACCGCTGATAGGAAGATCAACGCCGCCCGGATCCATTGCAAGAAAATAATCAACCATTAAATTTCCTTGACATATTTTATTGGATTTCAACAGTATTTGATAAGATCCAGGATCGAGTTGCAGATTGTCGCGCAACTGAACTTGCGGAATTATAATCCCCATTTCTTGAGCAAATTGTTTGCGGATACCTTGAATTCTATCTACCACTTCTCCGTCTTGAGCAGGGTCTATTAAAGGAACAAGCCCATGCCCAACTTCAATAGCAAGCATATCTATTTTCATAATGCTATCTAAATTATTTACGTCTTTTTCATCTTTTTTACGTTCATCGGCATCTTTTAAACTCTCTTCTGTCTTCTTTTTATTTTCAATCCAATTATGCGACATTCTTCCAAGAAGAACGAGGATTGATCCCAATATAAAAAATGATAATTTTGGAAAACCAGGAATTAAAGCTAAACTAAAAATCAGTGCAGCAGCTATATAAAACGCTTTTGGGTGAATACGAATTTGATTTAAAACTTCATTTCCTAAATTTCCTTCACTCGTTGCTCTTGTTACGATAATACCCGCAGCAGTGGAAATCATAAGCGCAGGTATCGCACTGATTAATCCATCCCCAACAGCAAAAAGTGTGAATTTTGCTGCTGAGTCTTGCGGGGTAAGATTGTGCATTAAAACACCGATTGCAAATCCTACAATTATATTAACAACGGTAATAATAATTCCTGCAATCGCATCCCCTCGCACAAATTTACTCGCACCATCCATTGCACCATAAAAATCGGCTTCGTTTTCAACTGCTTTTCTTCTCTTTTTGGCTTCATCAGCATTGATATGGCCTGCATTTAATTCTGCATCGATTGCCATTTGTTTTCCAGGCATGGCATCCAATGTAAATCGAGCGGCAACTTCAGCAACTCGTCCTGCACCTTTAGTGATAACGATAAAATTGATCACCATTAAAATAATAAAGATGACAAAACCGACTACAAAATTCCCACCCACAACAACTTTACCGAATCCAACTACTAAATTAGCAACTTCTCCATCGGCTCCATGTAGAAGTATATTTCGTGTTGTCGCAACGTTTAAAGAAAGTCTAAAAAGAGTGGATATCAATAATAAAGTAGGGAAAACTCCAAACTCTAGTGGCTTAGTAATATAAATACTTACTAACAAAATTATTAATGCGACAGATATGCTTATTGCCAATAAAAAATCAAGAAAAAATACTGGCAAGGGGAAAATCATCATGAGAACTGTGCCAACAACAACAACAGCCATAATGAGATCAGGATTTTTTGCAATTGCTTTCGCTGTTAGTGAACTAGTTTGCGAATTTGTAACGACTTGTGTGGAACTTTTTGCCATACACTATGCCTCAAATCTTTCAAAGTATTTCCTACCTCTAATTTTATGAATATATTTGATCACTTCAATAACACTTTGATATAAAACAGGTGGTATTTCTTGCCCGACTTTTACAGTCTTATAAAGAGTTCGCGCAAGAGGTTTATTTTCTACAATCATTATATCGTGCTGTTTCGCAATTTCTCTAATTTTAAATGCAATTAGATCTTGTCCCTTTGCTAGGATTACAGGTGCTGTCATTCCCTTTTTATAAAGGATAGCTACTGAAAAATGTTCTGGGTTTGTGACAACAAAACTAGCTTTAGGCACATCTCTCAAACTTTTTCTCATAACAAAATCGCGAGCCATTCTTTTTCTTTGAGATTTTAATAAAGGATCACCTTCATGCTTTTTAACTTCTTCTTTTAACTCCTGCTTTGTCATCTTCATATCTCTATTTATTTTCCAAAAATTATAAGAAAAGTCACCACCTCCAATTACAACTCCTGCAGCACACATTACGAACATTAATTTTGCAATAGAATTACCTATATTCTTCATATAATCTAAATTATTGTAAAAATAGTTTTCGCTTGCTGAAAATATTTCGCTTTTTAAAACTAAAAAAATAAGAATACTAAAGATCAAACATTTAGTTACTACTTTGACCAACTCTACAAATGAATTTAAACTAAACATTCTAGCAAATCCTGAAATTGGATTTAATTTTCCAATATTAAATATCATTTTCTTCCAAGACCAATTGAAACGTGTCACAGCTAATCCAATAAAAGATGGTAAAATAGAACATGCTAAGACAATAAAAATAAAGTGTGGTAATATTGGAGAAATAGCATAATAAATAATTTTTAAAAAACTTGAATAATCTACATAATACCCCGGGAAACCATACCATGCCCGCCGAAAACATTCCTGAAAAGCAAAAATAAGATTATGAGTTGAAAAATAAAAATAAGAAGTAAATAAAATAAGAGTGACACAAGCAACAATTTCTCGAGGGTTTGCTATGTTTCCTTCCTCACGAAATTGGTTCCGCTTTTCTTCGGTAGCTTCTTCTGTTTTATCTTCTTGTCCTTTTTCTTCCCGTTGTTCCATTTTTCCTAATATCCTTATGGCGAATTTACTGGCACAAATACACGCCGCATAGATTCAAACCAAGCTACTTCTTTTTCCATTCCATAATTCCCAAGCAAGCTTATAAAAGATGTAATACTTATGAATAAAATAATCATAGAAATAAGAAAACTGAGTGGAAAGCTGACAATAAAAACATTTAAAGAAGGCAGTGCTCGATTGAGTAAGCCTAAAGAAATATTAATTAAAATCTGCACCGCAAGAAGAGGTGCCGCAAGACGAATTCCCAGTTCAAATGCTTCTTGAATAACTGAAACTGCAACTCTCGTTAAAGCTACTTTATCAGGAATTCCAGCAATTGGTACAGAAAGGAAAGATTTAACAATTCCTTCAATAAATATATGATGAATATTTAGAGTTAATATTAGAATAATGACAAACCAATTTTTCATAACAGAGAAAGATGATTCGTGATCATTTAATCCAGGGCTAAACATGGATGCGACTTGAAAACCCATATTTATTCCCACTGTATGTGAAGCAACTGAAACAGCATAGATAACAAGTTTAGCTGCAAAACCAACAGCAAAGCCAAAAAAAACTTCATGCAAAGTAGCCATCGCTAAAGTAACGGCACTCCATTGTAATAATTT
Proteins encoded in this window:
- a CDS encoding EscU/YscU/HrcU family type III secretion system export apparatus switch protein, producing MEQREEKGQEDKTEEATEEKRNQFREEGNIANPREIVACVTLILFTSYFYFSTHNLIFAFQECFRRAWYGFPGYYVDYSSFLKIIYYAISPILPHFIFIVLACSILPSFIGLAVTRFNWSWKKMIFNIGKLNPISGFARMFSLNSFVELVKVVTKCLIFSILIFLVLKSEIFSASENYFYNNLDYMKNIGNSIAKLMFVMCAAGVVIGGGDFSYNFWKINRDMKMTKQELKEEVKKHEGDPLLKSQRKRMARDFVMRKSLRDVPKASFVVTNPEHFSVAILYKKGMTAPVILAKGQDLIAFKIREIAKQHDIMIVENKPLARTLYKTVKVGQEIPPVLYQSVIEVIKYIHKIRGRKYFERFEA
- a CDS encoding substrate-binding domain-containing protein, with the translated sequence MKKYRTKSNIILFLILLILQFLINKNIFAKWEGPTSAPPVQMSKKVIFISSDLKNGGVSAIFRSFKNAAENLRWSVQLLDGQGQTESFIKKFKEALDTKPNAIVLGGFQIEENNPYFIEAQKNNIILVGWHASEKAGKTNGLFFNVTTNAHDVAKIAADFVIKESNGKAGVVIFNDNQFEIANAKTKFMKEFISNCINCKFLSVENVLISNAEEEIPIVILKLNKKYGKKLTHILAINDVYFDNINFSLANIGRKDIKCVSAGDGSIKALRRIRYGSSTQIATVAEPLNSQGWQLVDELNRAFAGKEDSKFISKPILVTKKLLDKLNDSEIDSELNYEKNYLKIWKIKK
- the flhF gene encoding flagellar biosynthesis protein FlhF encodes the protein MEIRKFESFSLQDAIKLVKLELGRDAIILSTKEKEIYSEDLDKNCRIYEVTATANATMNGRVISPKSGQNLPKVDFPKIKPKNEATVVKGDAKIYRPQNSPSLVNLNPETRNMAKTLASALQKENPKERILAQEQNRGKNFYDNPENIEDIGVLRNEISKVRKELEALPQVDISEQMQEIKLLLHDIMKEKYKKTVDGSNTHITDIGIRLRTAGVSENFISQLSTFLKGLEEPKLSEELVASPEKTRDFYLSNAIKFIFKYLKVTGPFRIENGRKKIICLVGPTGVGKTTTIAKIAAKLKITDGKSVELISMDSYRIAASDQLRVYAKILECPFAETSDKNELLKYVSKNNNYDYILIDTAGISTRFNEQMEFLRKMLTVPLPIEFHLVMSCTMKQRDIDETIRGFKFLSPSSLIFTKLDESWAFGEILNSSVSAKIPLSYFTTGQRVPEDLEIASKERVVERLLKL
- a CDS encoding flagellar biosynthetic protein FliR, coding for MDILSVIQFKPETWPMPIMAFLRITTIFFFLPIFGDQVVPIRLRILLGLAFTFFLYPLIADKMYHTDKLLQWSAVTLAMATLHEVFFGFAVGFAAKLVIYAVSVASHTVGINMGFQVASMFSPGLNDHESSFSVMKNWFVIILILTLNIHHIFIEGIVKSFLSVPIAGIPDKVALTRVAVSVIQEAFELGIRLAAPLLAVQILINISLGLLNRALPSLNVFIVSFPLSFLISMIILFISITSFISLLGNYGMEKEVAWFESMRRVFVPVNSP
- the flhA gene encoding flagellar biosynthesis protein FlhA, with the translated sequence MAKSSTQVVTNSQTSSLTAKAIAKNPDLIMAVVVVGTVLMMIFPLPVFFLDFLLAISISVALIILLVSIYITKPLEFGVFPTLLLISTLFRLSLNVATTRNILLHGADGEVANLVVGFGKVVVGGNFVVGFVIFIILMVINFIVITKGAGRVAEVAARFTLDAMPGKQMAIDAELNAGHINADEAKKRRKAVENEADFYGAMDGASKFVRGDAIAGIIITVVNIIVGFAIGVLMHNLTPQDSAAKFTLFAVGDGLISAIPALMISTAAGIIVTRATSEGNLGNEVLNQIRIHPKAFYIAAALIFSLALIPGFPKLSFFILGSILVLLGRMSHNWIENKKKTEESLKDADERKKDEKDVNNLDSIMKIDMLAIEVGHGLVPLIDPAQDGEVVDRIQGIRKQFAQEMGIIIPQVQLRDNLQLDPGSYQILLKSNKICQGNLMVDYFLAMDPGGVDLPISGETTKDPVYGLPAIWVHKRDKDEAVFRGYTVVNCSTVIATHVTKVLKEHAAELITRQDMQYLIDKLKETNPKVVDEVLQADRLSLGEIVKVVQNLLREDVSVRDILTLFECLADHCRIIKNPDVLSEQCRKSFGRNIVQKLLNEKEEVLVVTFDRLIEDILTGGLVTTESGTSYINLDAKNAQEILQKLMKSISAFEREGSQPVLLISAKMRQAFQRLVSRYIPHLVVLSYDEIPGDVNIKNLEMII
- a CDS encoding response regulator is translated as MVYPNPQMNILIVDDFPTMRKIVKSVLKQLGYQNISEAEDGQLALNFLKVNPQIEFIVSDWNMPNMTGIELLKMVRADPKLKHLPFLMVTAEADKDNIVEAVKSGVNNYIVKPFNAATMKEKIDKIFIKK
- a CDS encoding sigma-70 family RNA polymerase sigma factor; translation: MSTSGATQKKQIFVDDNAEQPKQKKVAQNQTRAVPLTSDPMRNQIIMDYAPLIKYIAQKIAARLPSNIDLDDLFSAGVIGLMDAIDKYDPSRDNKFKTYAEFRVRGAMLDELRNQDWVPRSVRESNKKEDKAKLELEHKLGRPATEREIAQFLEVPLEEYQERMGRTRVSMMSLEELGGTHSSDKKSLLDCLENPNSKNPFIQLKNKGVRDIIMKTVEELPEKQKLVLSLYYYEDLNLKEIGRILDVTESRVSQLHTQAVQKMKLKLRHLLQE
- a CDS encoding MinD/ParA family ATP-binding protein yields the protein MFDQASSLREIMKNIEKEGLNKIIQPQFTQKIPTVIAVSGGKGGVGKTLTTANLGLCMARLGMRTLLIDGDFGLANLDVILNLRPKYTLDDVLCGERHLKEIIMTGPEGVRIIPSSSGVMKVPELDKLQKLVLLDQIEALDEEFDVVIIDTPAGVSKNVQYWTTSAAEIIMVVTPEPTSLADCYASIKILAQVTSENSFKLIVNMAHNDLEAKRIYEKISTLADEYLQVRVEYLGFIPFDESVRSSVRERVPYVQRYPFSLASQGLRDISRQIVTQSTVGQLKGTMQFFWRRMIAANNNEVFAYK